Proteins encoded by one window of Geoalkalibacter sp.:
- a CDS encoding TAXI family TRAP transporter solute-binding subunit yields MVKTRTIFSTLTATLFLAALMVSGGTAEAKTRLAFSGGPDGGTFQYFSNAISSRLSRNLPNVEVSNMASAGSVENLRRVNSGDADFGVVYAGDIYLGMKGELTNDTREYKMILPSKNGQRAKRLISPPPPLG; encoded by the coding sequence ATGGTCAAAACCCGCACGATCTTCTCCACCCTGACTGCAACCCTGTTTCTCGCCGCACTGATGGTTTCCGGCGGCACCGCGGAAGCAAAAACCCGCCTGGCCTTTTCCGGCGGCCCCGACGGCGGTACCTTCCAGTATTTCTCCAACGCCATTTCCTCTCGTCTCTCCCGCAACTTGCCCAACGTCGAGGTCTCCAACATGGCCTCGGCCGGTTCCGTGGAAAATCTGCGCCGCGTCAACTCGGGCGATGCCGATTTCGGCGTGGTCTACGCAGGCGACATTTACCTGGGCATGAAGGGGGAGCTGACCAACGACACCCGGGAGTACAAGATGATCTTGCCCAGCAAAAACGGACAGCGCGCTAAGCGGCTAATTTCGCCTCCACCGCCTCTGGGCTAA